TTTTCCCGACTCCTGGTGAGCCGATGAATAACAACCCGGCGTCCACAACAGGATATTCTGTGACAAAATCATTGGCGATTTTTTGGGCCTCATGAAGCGAACGGTTATTTTCTATAGGATAGAAAGAATCAATGGTGCAATTTTCATAACGTTTGGGTATGCGCGCTTCTTTTAAAAGGCGGTCACTTATCCTGGGATAAAAACAGCCGCAGCGTTTTACCGCCTCAATGCCGTCTTCTTTAGTGACTTCCCAGCCGGAACCCCCACATTTGGGGCATGTTGCGGGTTGATTTTTTTTTATTGTTTTTAAAGCAGGCATGGTATTTTCCTTATCATTGTTAATTGTTATCTGAACCGGGTCAAGGGTCATGGGTCAAGCGGCAGAAATTTATTATTATATTCCTTGCCCCTTGCTACATGCTGCTTGCCCCTTTTTCTATCATTTAATCGTAAAGTCCAATATTTGTCAAGCTGAATTTCTTAAGAATCTCTTTTTGCAAAAGCTGTTCCATGGTTTGTTCATAAGTTTTAAGGGGCATTCTTTTTTTATATGGCGCTAAATCCTTTTCAATTTTTTCTTTCATTTCCGCGTTTTCATTTTCCTTTAACCGGATTTTTAGATATTGGACGATTTCCTTCTGGTTCTGGTTGAATTTTTCTTCAGCCTCAAGAAATGTAATGTCTTTTTCATTTTGCAGTAAAATATTATATACATTTTCAAACAAAGATAAAATATGTTTGTAGATAAGTTTTTTTCGCCCCTTTTTGGTCTTTCCAGACAACGTTTTTATTATTTCACTGATCCTCTCAAGTATGAAAGTTGGCGCGTCTTTCCGGTCTTCTTTCCTGGCAGAACCAATCATATTTTCCTTATATATTTCCCATTCTGAAAGTATTTCGGATTCACAGTAACCTATTGAATTTATTCTTTTGGGGCTGGGATTATTAGCGAAGGTTGTATCGATCCCCCTTAAGACAAGAGGCAGGGGGATGCCCTCGGCAAACCATTTTTTTACCAAAAGCCAGTCCTTCGGCGAAAGAATCAGGCTTTTCCCTTTTTTCTGGCAGAAATAATTTTCAACGTCTTCAATGTACATGTTTTATGTTTTAGTTTCAGTAAATTTAATTGTATCGTTTTTTATTCCAAAAGGAACCAGTGTTTGTGAATTGTAAAACGTAATAAGTATTAAGAATACATCTATTTGCGTTTTACTTTTCACGTTTCACGGCTTCAGTTCCTCTATCTTTTTCCTTATAAGTTCAATAACCGGGTTTTCCGGGAAATCGGTCAGCAGTTTAATGTATTCGTCTTTCGCCTTAGAGGTATCTTTGAAATTTTTTTCGTAAATCAACGCCAATTGTTCAACCGCCTTTTGCTTGTAAAAATATAAGTCCATTTTCTTTATTTTTTCATAAACATCAAGCGCCTCTTTCCATTTTTTTTCTAAAGAATAAATTTCGCCCAATTCCATTAAAAAATAAAGAAGGACCGGTGAACCAGGGTTCTTGCCGATAAAATCATTTATGCCATTTTCAGCGTCAGGCAATTTGTAAGAATTTTTTTCACGGATTGCTTTTGTTAATATTCTAAGTTCTGCCTCATTTCCCCTGTTTTTATTTAACAGGAATATTCGGAGCAGGCTTTTATTTGTCTCCGGTTCGGAAGGAAATTTTCTGGCAAAATCTTCAAAAGATTCCTTTGCCTTTTCGAATTCATCCTCCAGGAAATAGGTTTCGGCAAGATAAAAATATGAAGCAGGGAGGAAACTGTTAACTGAGGGGTTTCCCGCTATATATTTGAATTGTTTTTCTGCCTCATTGAAATTTCCCAGAAAAAATTCCGCTTCGGCCAGCCGGAAAAGGGCCCTTTTTATAATTTCGTTTTGTTCCGGCAGGTTTTTAAAAAAACCCAGTGTTTCTTTTGCCTGTAATAAATTATGCGTTTCAAAAAATATCTCGCCTTTTAACGCGTAAGATTGCAGGATATAAGGTGCCGGGACGGATTCGTTAATCATTTCGTTTAAAATATTCAAGCTCGAATCGTAATTTTTAAGGTTATAAAAGGACAATGCAATCTGGTAATTTGCAAGCGGCCCGAACGTGGAAAAATCTTTGATTTTATTGAAGGTTGTTATTGCCTCGTTATAGAATTTTTTATTAATAAGTTTTTCTCCAAGCTGAACCAAAGTAATTTCTCTGTTTTTTTCAAGCTCGCCCGCTTTTTCAAGGCAGGGAATGCTTAAATCAGGCTGGTTTGTTTCAAGGTAAATCTCGCCGAGAAGCTTATATAATTCACCGGATTCAGGTTTTTTTGAAATCTCAGCCTGCGTTTTTTCAACCATGAATTGAGGATTTTTCAGGTTTTTTGTAATATCATGCAATTCTGAAATTACAAGCGGAAGCTGTTCAGACGAATAGTTTAAAAGGCTAAGTAATTCCTCAAACGCCCGCTCATTTTGCATCTGTAAAAGATAAATTTCAAATATTTCGCGATGGTAAATAAAAGGATTATGAAATATTTTTCTTGCCTCCAGCAGGCAGTTAAGTGATTCGTTAATCAAACCCTTTTTATTGAATATGGATACTGTAATTTGAAGGGTCAGTTCATTTGGGTTTTGGAAGAAAATATTTTTCCATATAGATATTGCCTCATTTTTTCTGTCGGATTCAAAATATAAATTTCCCAGGATTTCAAAATAAGAAAAATCTTTGTTTGGATTTTTCTCCCACACTGAAACGGCCTTGAGATATTTTTTCTGCCATAGATGAAAATTGACAAGAAGCCGGCGGACATGATTTTTTGAAGGATTTTGGTTTAATTCATCTTCTAAATTATTAATTTTTTGCTCCAGGATATTCCTTTTTTCATATACATGGAAAAGCCGCTCCTGGAGGTCGGTATTAAACGGCAGTAAATCAAACTTTTTTTCATATAGTTCTTGCGCCCTGGCATGGAAGTTGTTCTTTTCATAAAACCTGCCGAGAAGGAATATATAGTTTGGATTTAACGGCTCCCTTTCTGTCATTTCCCGCATAACTTCAAGTTGTTTTTCCGGGTTATTGTTGATTTGATACAATTCAGCCAGCCTTTCGCGGATTATGTTAATTTCAGGTATTTTCGGATAGTTTTTGATCAGGGTTTCATATTCTTTTACGGCTTCTTCAAAATTCCCAAGCCTGTCATAACTTTCAGCAATACCTTTCTGGCAGCTGACTCTTTCATTTTCATTTTTACTGGTTAATAATATTTCTTTATACATCTTTATAGCTGTTTCATATTGTTTTTGATTAAAGAAATTGTTTGCCTGGAATAATTTGAAACTTTTTAAATCATGCGCAGCCCCGGCGTCCGCGGTAAAAAATAAAATAATTAAAAAAATCGCTGATTTTTTCATTTTTCCTCCGACAAACGGCGGAAATATCCTTCCACGAGTTCGCGGTATTCCCACGGTATTTTTTCATCCTGTATATTTTCTATCTCGGACAGGATTTTCTTTTTTATCTCTTTAAGAGAACCAGGCAAATCGCCGGGGCGTTCTTTTATTTCAAATTCCCGGCCCGTGGTTGATTTCCATTGTTTTCCTGCTTCGCGCTGCCTGATTGATTTCTGGGCGTCTAAAAGCCTTGTTAAAATCCTTCGCTGTTTTTGCTGTAATTTCTCGCCGGTTTCTTTGTTTTTTAGCCCTTTTTCCACTTCATCCATATCGTTTAACGCACCGCCAAAGTCACCAATTTTTTCAGAAAGAGACTGCATCTGTTTTTCCAGTTCCTCAAGGGCTTGTTTAATAAGAGATTGTTCGAATGCCATCTGCTGTAAAATATTTTCTTCCTGTGGAGTTAATCCTCCCTGTTTTTTAATTAAGTTTTCAAGGTTTTTAGTAAGCTCGTTCAAATTTTCCTGCCTGTTGGAAAGATTTTTTAGCTCTTCCATCAATGAATCTGAACCGCCCCCCGGCGGCGCTTTTGAAAGCTCTTCGTAAAGTTTAATAAGATAAAAGGTTGTGCTGTTTACTTTCCCGACGCCTTCTTTTCCATACGAAAGCGCCATCGGTGTTTGCCCGTTTTTTAATTCTTCGACTGCCTGGTTAATGTCCATTTGCGCGCTTTGAATATTTTCTGTTAACCGGGGATTTATAAAGACAAATTTTTTTGTTAATTCCTTGTATTCTTTTTCAAAAAGATTAACGCCCTGTTTCAGGTTATTTTCTTTACCCGCGAGTTCCTGCCTTTTTTCTTCGCTTGCGCCGGATGATGCTTCAGAGATGGATTTTTTTGTAATTTCATTTATTTCATTTCCGGATGATGAAATTATCAGTCCGTAATTAATGGTTTTTTCAATCGCGGATAAAATCTCCTGCATGGATTTTTCTTTAAAGTCGTTTTTTATTTTGCTGAGTTTTTTTGCCATATCCTTCAGTTCAGGGGACACCTTTTCATCTATTTTTTTGATATTCTTTTTTACCGCGTCTTCAAGTTTTTTTACTAAATCATCTATTTTCTTTTCCAGCGCTTTTTCCTCCATTTCACTGCCTGCCTCTTTGAGTTTTCCTGAAGTATTTTTGTCCATCTCGTTTAAGTCACGGCTGAGTTTATCAAGGCCGTTTTTTACGTCATTAACCTCTTTTTTTATTGCCTTTTCTTCCCGGACCGCTTTATTATCAGGGAAAATATTTTTTTCCTGCCGGTTTGCCAGCTGGTTAAGTTCATTAATAAGGGCGTCCAGTTTTTGCTCCGCCTGTGTGCGTTTTAACAAGTTAAGCGTGCGGTCTATTTTTTCCTCAAATTCCTTCTGGTTAAACTGTGTTTCCATGAGGCTTTTTTGTTTTTCCGAAAGTTCAGTCTGCTGAAGCGCCTTGTTTATCTTGTCCAGCATTTCTTTCATTTCCGCAGTCAAAACTTCATTTAGTATTTTTTGAATCTCGGCAATTTTTTCCAGAGTGTCCTCCTTGATAAAAATACTTTTAGACAGCCTGTCTGCAGTGGTTTTCATATTTTTTAATATGTTTTCCAGATTTTCTTTGACTTTTTCTTCCCCTTTATGTATCGATTCCAGTTCTTTTTCTTTTGTCCAGTCAAATTCTTCGCCCTGGCTCATGCTTTTAATAAATTTTTCAGTCTTTTCTTTTAATTCTTTTTGTTCCTGCAGGACCTTTTGGAGCTTAACATTTTCCGACAATTGAGAATCTTCAGTGTCTTTATAAATCTCAAATAAGGACGGGAAATGGATCTGGTACGTTTCCGATTTCCCGATATTCGGGCCTGAGATATTATCATTGTCTTTTGACTCGACATAATAAATTATGGTGTCTTCAGGCAGGAATCCTAATCCGGATAAATTCCAGTTATAATCAAAAACAATGCCTTTCCCTTCAGGTTTCTGCATAAGAGAGACGGATGCCGTTTCATTCCGGCCGACAATTTCGGTCTTTAATTCTATTGTTTCAATTCCAAAATCATCATTAACTGAAATTTTTAAGGGGACCATCATTCTTTCATCAACAGTTATATTTTTCCCCGGCTCAATTATTTTTACGTCAGGCGGGTTGTCCAAAACAGCGTCAATTTTATAACGCGGGGATTCGTTTGTGTATCCTTCTTTATCACGGAGGTCAATATAATAATCATCGTCTTTTTTTATTGTTATTTCTCCAAAGGCCTTGTTTTTCCGGGCATCCATGGGAATTTTTTTGCCTGAGATAAATTTAATATTTGCCGTTTTAAGTTCTTTGCTGCAATCAATGGCAATCTTTGTTTTTGTTCCGGTTAACGCCTTAATCCAGTTATCTTTAATTGTTTTTGGAGGTAATTTTGTATATTCAGGGAAAACAAGATTTGCTTCAAAATTCCGGATTTCAGGTTTTTCGGCAATTTCTATGGAATACTCAGGCGATTTTAAATCACCCTGGGCCACATAATATTTTGTGTCCTGTGTAACCCGGGCTAGTGTTGTTTGGTGTTTTGTTTTTGTTAAACTATTAAAATCCTGGTTTTTTATTTCATCTTCCTTTGTCCAGTAAAAAATTTTCATATCGGAAGAATCAATTTTAAGTGAAAACGCCGTTATCTCAAGATCGTTCCCGGGAAATATTTTTGTGTTGCCGGGGATCACCTTTAGAGGAAAGTAAGGAGACCCGTGGATAAATTCATTCGAAAAAAATGACGAAGCCGCCGCGAACATATCCGGGGATATTATTACAAGGAATAAAGTTAACGCGGACGCGGCGCTGAATAATATAAAATTGTTTCTTAATGGTTTTAGAGAAACCGCTTTCTTAAAATTATATTTACCGATAATTTGCCCGGAATTTTCCAAATAAGCGGAAACAAGGTTGAGAGAATAACCATAAATATTATTTTTTAGATATTTTTTGAGTTGGACGTAAGTTATGACCGTGTCTTTTAATTCGGGAATATGGTTTTCAACTAAAAAAGCAGTTTTCTCCGCTTTATATTTTTTAAAAAGCGGAAGCTGCAGAAAAACAAATACTGTTCCCAAAAACAAAAATGACCCATACCTTAGAGCTGAAAGAAAATTATAATTATTCCCAAAATAATTTATTAACGGTGTTACGGCGATGATGAAAAACAGAGAGACGGTGAGAAATAAAACTACACCCCTGATAAATTCAATTCCCTTTAGTTTCAAAGAAAAATTGTAAAGTTTTTGTTCCACGGGTAAATTTTTCATTATAATAAATTATACCATAGAAACATGATTTCAATATCATTTGCGTTTTTCTTTAGTTTGTTTAAAAATAAATGGAATATTGCGGGGAAAAAGGGTAAAATAGAAATTAAATCAAGGTAAAAATAAAATATTACAATATAGGATATAAATGGATTTTAAGCTGGTTCTCGAAAAACTTTTGATGGGTTTTAAAAAAGAAAATGTCCGTTATGCTCTTATCGGCGGGTTAGCGCTTGGCGCATGGGGGGTAACAAGGTCAACGGTTGATATAGATTTTCTTGTGCTTTTTGAAGATATGGACAAGGTTGACCGGATAATGAATAAACTTGGTTATAGTGTCAGGTATAAAAGTGAAAATGTGTCGCAATATATTTCGCCCCTTAAAATATTCGGTGAAATAGATTTTTTACATGCTTTCAGAAAAATTGCCGTCAGTATGCTTCAAAGGGCTGAGGAAAGAAAAATGTTTAATGAAACAATACCTGTCAAAGTGTTAAAAATAGAAGATTTGATAGGATTAAAAGTACAGGCCATAGCTAACAATGAATCCCGGAAAAACATGGATTTATCCGATATCGAATCTTTAATCAAGGAGAACAAGGCAGATATAAACTGGGATACTCTGGAAGAATATTTTGATTTATTTGATTTTAAGGCGCTTTTTAATGAACTCAGGAGAAAAATCAATGCCGATAATAAGCAAAAATGAGAAAATAGAGCTAATAAAATCAGTAAAATCGGATTCATTACGAAAAGATATGGAGTATTTGTCCCGCCATAAACATAATCCCGTGGTTGTAAAAGGCAGGATAAATATGGATAATTTGATTGTTTTTTTAAACGAATACAACGAATTTATCAACCACCGCCCGAAACCATTCAGAAAAATTATCGATAAAAATATGAAAATTTAATATTTGAGTTTGATATTTAAGCCGCCATTTTCAAAATATGCCAATGGATTTTGCAGATCCCACATTTGTAGCATCCTTTGCCCTTGTTTAGTTTTTTTTCGCCTCATTCCATATTCTGTCCAGCTTCTCAAGCGTGTAATACGAAAAATCCTTGCCTTTGCGGGCGGTCTTATGATAGAAATAGGCAAAATGATATAGTGTTTCTTTAAGAAAATTATTAAATTGCCCGGCAAAAAACCCTTGACAAACAGTATTATTGATAGTATTATTTATAGTGTTAATAAAAGTATTATTATGAAAGGCCGCTTATATGGATTATAAAATAACCGCGAATGAATTGAAGACAAAAGGAGTTTCAGCCATAAAAGAAGCCACTGCTGATTACCCGGAGGCAGTTATAACGGTAAGGGGCAAGAGCCGTTATGTCGTTATTCCCATCGAAGCCTATAATCATTTGAGGGAATGTGAACTGGAAGCGGCCATTATTGAATCCAAAAAGGACATCAAAAACGGTAAATATGTCTGCGAAAGCGTTGAAGCTCACATTAAAAGACTAAAACGTGGCTAAAATAATATATACCGAAAGTTATATTAAACGGGCAAAAAAATTCATTAAAAAACCTCCTGAAATTATTAATCAATACGCTAAAACGCTGAAATTGCTTGAAATTAATCCATTTCATCCGTCCCTGAGGCTCCATAAATTAAAGGGCAGGCTTTCCAATCTGCATTCCGTATCAATAAATATCTCGTACCGCATATCGATTGATTTTATTATTGAAGAGGATATGATTATTCCTATTGACATCGGTTCTCATGACGAAGTATATCAAAATTAAATTTTTACTTGACTTATTATAATTAATAAGTTATTATAATTGATAATGTGGCATATTAAAGAACATAAGGATATTGAGAAGGTTTGCCGTAAACTTCCGCCGGTTATTGTAAAAAAATATGAGCTTTGGAAAAACATCGTGTTTCGCCATGGGCCCGACAAACTGCGGGAATTTCCCGGTTTCCATGACGAGAAGCTAAAAGGTAAAAGAGAAGGCCAACGCTCATCGAGGTTAAGTTTACAGCACAGAGTCATTTACGCGGTGGAACAAAATATTGTGAGAGTTTATGTTCTTGAAATAACGCCGCATGAATATTAGGAGGGTATATGAGGATTAGAAAAAACGAATTCAGGCGTGCGAAACCGCACATAGAATTAACGACAGGCGAGGTTATTCAGATGCTTCGCGAATTGAAAGAATGGACCCAGGAAGAATTGTCTAAACACTCCGGCATTAGTTCTACAAACATCAGCTTGCTGGAAAATGGCAGGGTCGACATTGGTAAAAAGCGGGCGGAACAATTGGCAAAGGCCTTCAATGTCCATCCGGCAACTATTATGTTCCCCGAGTATGAGTCTCTGGAAATAAAAAAAGCGGCTTAATAATTTTCTTGATTGGCAATTTATTTCCGTCCATGTTTTTGGCTTTTCCGCGCCTTTTTTGCCTCGTTCCAGATCTCGTCAAGGCCTTCAAGCGTGTATTGGGAGAAGTCTTTTCCTTCTCTTGCTATTTTTTCTTCGATAAAAGTGAAACGGCTGATGAATTTTCCGATGGTTTTGCTTAAAACCGTTTCAGGGTCTTTTTCAAGAAACCGCGCGATATTGACCAGCACGAAAAAAAGGTCGCCGAGTTCCTCCTCCATGCCCCTGGAGTCTTTTTTCTTATACGCGGTTTTGAATTCAGAGAACTCTTCATCAAGCTTTGAAAATATGTCTTCCACGTGGTTCCAGTCAAAACCGACCCGTGAAGCTCTGTCTTGTACCCTTTGTGCGCGCATCATCGCGGGCATGCCTTTTGGTATCCCGTCCAGAATGGATTTTTGCTCCCGGGATTTTCCCTTCTTTTCCTCCTTTTTTATCTTTTCCCAGTTATTCAGGACGTCTTTAACCCCGTGGACTTTTTTGTTTTCAAACACATGCGGGTGCCGCCGGACCATTTTTGCGTAAATAATTTTCAAGACATCTTCGATTGTAAAAGCTTTATTATCTTTCGCTATCTGGCAGTGAAATATGACCTGGAACAGGAGATCGCCGAGTTCTTCTTTCAGTTTATCCGCGTTATTTTCGTCAATTGCCTCGATTACCTCGTAGGTTTCCTCGATTAATGAAGGTTTAAGCGAAAAATGGGTTTGCTTCAGGTCCCACGGGCAGCCGCCTTTTTTTTTCCGCAGTATCTCCATTAACTTTACAAGTTTATAAAAAGAATCTTTTATATTATTTTCAGCCATAATAAAAATATTATATCACAATATAAAAATTTCGGTTTTTTTATATTCATTTTTGGTATAATATCTACTTATAAATTTTGAGTCCGGCAAATTTTTATTTTAAGAAGTAATTTTATATCTCTTTCACACGCTCTTATGGCAAGCGCAAGTATGTCGCTAATGTTGGGAATGCCCTTCCGGAATTCTCTCATCCGCCTAAGGCGGATTCGGTCAGTTCCGGCTTTCCCAACATAGACTCCGACTTGCGCTAAGCCATTTCCGCTAATGTTCTTTCGATATAAAATTACTTCTTTTTGGAATTTTGCCAACTCAAGTTATTAAATTTTAAACAAAAACAGGAGATTGCCATGACCGAAAAACACAAGACTGATACGTTTGAGTATAAAGCCGAGATGAAACAGCTTTTAAACATTATCGTCCATTCATTATATACTCATCCCGAGATTTTTTTGCGCGAGCTTATTTCCAACGCTTCCGACGCGCTTAATAAAATCCGTTTCCAGGGATTGACCGATCGTAACATTACTGATCCGGACGCGCCGCTGGAGATAAGGATAGATGTTGACCCAAAACAAGGAACATTTTCCATAGAGGATACCGGCATAGGGATGACCAGGGACGAGCTTATAAATAATATCGGGACCGTCGCCCGCTCGGGTACGGTTGAATTCTTTGAAAAGATCAAAAAAGAGGGCAAAAAATTCGATGAAAACCTTATAGGTCAATTCGGTGTGGGATTTTACTCGGTGTTCATGGTTGCTGATGATGTTATTATAGAGACAAAACATGCCGGCATGGATTCCAAAGGCCTGAAATGGGAATCAAAAGGCGAAAGCTCCTTTACAATAGAAGAGATTGACCGCGAAAACAGGGGGACAAAGATATATTTCAAATTAAAAGACAACGCGAAAGAATATTCCGACGAGTACAGGGTCAAAGAGATTATTAATAAATACTCCAATTTCGCCGATTTTCCGATACTTTTTAAGGGTGAAAGGATCAATAAGATAAGCGCGTTATGGCGCAAAAAGTCCAAAGACATCAAGGAAAACGAGGCAAATGAATTTTATAAATATATCGCGAACGACTTTGACGACCCGTTGGGTTATTTTCACCTGGATATTGAAGGCGAGGTCAATTTTAAGGCCCTTCTTTTTATTTCAAAGCACGCCCCGTTCGATTCATGGCAGTTCCAGAAGGAAAAATCACTGCATCTTTATTCGAATAAAATACTTATACAAAATGACTGCAAGGACCTCCTGCCTGAATATCTCAGGTTTGTCAAAGGAGTTGTCGATACGGCGGACCTGCCGTTAAATGTTTCCCGTGAATTTATCCAGAATCACCCGGCTATCGGCACGATAAGGTCGGTATTGACAAAAAGGATTTTGCGTTACCTTTCGGATCTTTCGGATAAATCGAAAGACAAATATGAAGCATTCTATAAAAATTTTTCACCCCTTCTTAAACTGGGGCTTACCAGTGATTTCGGAAACAAAGATAAAATAACGGAGCTTTTACGGTTTGAGTCTTCCCTGAAGAAGCCCGGAGAATACGTTTCTTTGAAGGATTATGTCTCCGGAATGAAAACAGACCAGAAAGAAATTTATTATATCTGCGGAGAACACCGCTTGGACATCGAAAAAAATCCCAACCTGGAATATTTCAGAAAAAAGGGAATAGAGGTTTTGTTTTTAGCTGACCCCGTTGACGCCTTTATTATCCCGTCCGTGAATGAATTCGAAAAACATCGCCTGAAATCAATAGAAAAGGCGGACATTGAACTTGCCCCTGAAGACAAGATCGAGAAACCGGAGGCCAATCTCACCAAATCGCTGTTGACGCTGTTCAAAGAAACGCTCGGCGGCAAGGTCGAAGATGTTGTGGCCTCAAAAAGGCTTGTTGAGTCCGCGGTGACTGTCGTCGCCGGCAAAAACGCGATGGACAGCCATACCGAAAGGATGATGAAGATGATGAACAAGGATTTCAGGGGTTCAAAAAAGATCATGGAAGTAAACACCTCTCATCCTTTAATAACCAACTTGTCAAGAATGTACATGGCCGACGCGAATGACCCTTTCATTAAAAAATGCGTGGAACAGCTTTATGAGGGCGCCCTGCTTGCGGAAGGCAGTCTCGCGTCAACCGCCGATTTTGTGAAACGGATGACGGAGATTATGGAAAGAGCGGCGAAATGAATGGAATTATTTAAAATTGCCCCCGCATTTAACTTGCATTTTTTCGAATAATACTTGACAAATTCACTATTTAGTCATACTATAATAAATAGTAGGAATAAAATCAAAAGTTGGAGGAATTATGCAAGTAGTAAAAGTTTTACCAAAAGGACAGATTACCCTTCCTAAGAAAATAAGAAAGGCTTTAAATATAAAAGATGGGGATACATTGGTTGTTGAAAAAACCGGTCAGGAATTAGTTATTAAAAAAGGTAAAACGATATTTGATTATGTTGGAACTTTACCTAATATAGGATTGTCAATTGATGAAATAAGAGAAAAAGCCATAGAAAAGGCAGTCAAAGAAGATGAATAGATCATTTATTGATACAAGTGTAATTCTGAGATTCTTGGTTAAAGATGATGATGTAAAAAAGGAAGCATCCAGGAAATTAATTAAAGATTCAAAAGGCAATGATGT
The sequence above is drawn from the bacterium genome and encodes:
- a CDS encoding DUF4175 family protein, which encodes MKNLPVEQKLYNFSLKLKGIEFIRGVVLFLTVSLFFIIAVTPLINYFGNNYNFLSALRYGSFLFLGTVFVFLQLPLFKKYKAEKTAFLVENHIPELKDTVITYVQLKKYLKNNIYGYSLNLVSAYLENSGQIIGKYNFKKAVSLKPLRNNFILFSAASALTLFLVIISPDMFAAASSFFSNEFIHGSPYFPLKVIPGNTKIFPGNDLEITAFSLKIDSSDMKIFYWTKEDEIKNQDFNSLTKTKHQTTLARVTQDTKYYVAQGDLKSPEYSIEIAEKPEIRNFEANLVFPEYTKLPPKTIKDNWIKALTGTKTKIAIDCSKELKTANIKFISGKKIPMDARKNKAFGEITIKKDDDYYIDLRDKEGYTNESPRYKIDAVLDNPPDVKIIEPGKNITVDERMMVPLKISVNDDFGIETIELKTEIVGRNETASVSLMQKPEGKGIVFDYNWNLSGLGFLPEDTIIYYVESKDNDNISGPNIGKSETYQIHFPSLFEIYKDTEDSQLSENVKLQKVLQEQKELKEKTEKFIKSMSQGEEFDWTKEKELESIHKGEEKVKENLENILKNMKTTADRLSKSIFIKEDTLEKIAEIQKILNEVLTAEMKEMLDKINKALQQTELSEKQKSLMETQFNQKEFEEKIDRTLNLLKRTQAEQKLDALINELNQLANRQEKNIFPDNKAVREEKAIKKEVNDVKNGLDKLSRDLNEMDKNTSGKLKEAGSEMEEKALEKKIDDLVKKLEDAVKKNIKKIDEKVSPELKDMAKKLSKIKNDFKEKSMQEILSAIEKTINYGLIISSSGNEINEITKKSISEASSGASEEKRQELAGKENNLKQGVNLFEKEYKELTKKFVFINPRLTENIQSAQMDINQAVEELKNGQTPMALSYGKEGVGKVNSTTFYLIKLYEELSKAPPGGGSDSLMEELKNLSNRQENLNELTKNLENLIKKQGGLTPQEENILQQMAFEQSLIKQALEELEKQMQSLSEKIGDFGGALNDMDEVEKGLKNKETGEKLQQKQRRILTRLLDAQKSIRQREAGKQWKSTTGREFEIKERPGDLPGSLKEIKKKILSEIENIQDEKIPWEYRELVEGYFRRLSEEK
- a CDS encoding nucleotidyl transferase AbiEii/AbiGii toxin family protein yields the protein MDFKLVLEKLLMGFKKENVRYALIGGLALGAWGVTRSTVDIDFLVLFEDMDKVDRIMNKLGYSVRYKSENVSQYISPLKIFGEIDFLHAFRKIAVSMLQRAEERKMFNETIPVKVLKIEDLIGLKVQAIANNESRKNMDLSDIESLIKENKADINWDTLEEYFDLFDFKALFNELRRKINADNKQK
- a CDS encoding tetratricopeptide repeat protein; amino-acid sequence: MKKSAIFLIILFFTADAGAAHDLKSFKLFQANNFFNQKQYETAIKMYKEILLTSKNENERVSCQKGIAESYDRLGNFEEAVKEYETLIKNYPKIPEINIIRERLAELYQINNNPEKQLEVMREMTEREPLNPNYIFLLGRFYEKNNFHARAQELYEKKFDLLPFNTDLQERLFHVYEKRNILEQKINNLEDELNQNPSKNHVRRLLVNFHLWQKKYLKAVSVWEKNPNKDFSYFEILGNLYFESDRKNEAISIWKNIFFQNPNELTLQITVSIFNKKGLINESLNCLLEARKIFHNPFIYHREIFEIYLLQMQNERAFEELLSLLNYSSEQLPLVISELHDITKNLKNPQFMVEKTQAEISKKPESGELYKLLGEIYLETNQPDLSIPCLEKAGELEKNREITLVQLGEKLINKKFYNEAITTFNKIKDFSTFGPLANYQIALSFYNLKNYDSSLNILNEMINESVPAPYILQSYALKGEIFFETHNLLQAKETLGFFKNLPEQNEIIKRALFRLAEAEFFLGNFNEAEKQFKYIAGNPSVNSFLPASYFYLAETYFLEDEFEKAKESFEDFARKFPSEPETNKSLLRIFLLNKNRGNEAELRILTKAIREKNSYKLPDAENGINDFIGKNPGSPVLLYFLMELGEIYSLEKKWKEALDVYEKIKKMDLYFYKQKAVEQLALIYEKNFKDTSKAKDEYIKLLTDFPENPVIELIRKKIEELKP
- the mazG gene encoding nucleoside triphosphate pyrophosphohydrolase: MAENNIKDSFYKLVKLMEILRKKKGGCPWDLKQTHFSLKPSLIEETYEVIEAIDENNADKLKEELGDLLFQVIFHCQIAKDNKAFTIEDVLKIIYAKMVRRHPHVFENKKVHGVKDVLNNWEKIKKEEKKGKSREQKSILDGIPKGMPAMMRAQRVQDRASRVGFDWNHVEDIFSKLDEEFSEFKTAYKKKDSRGMEEELGDLFFVLVNIARFLEKDPETVLSKTIGKFISRFTFIEEKIAREGKDFSQYTLEGLDEIWNEAKKARKSQKHGRK
- a CDS encoding type II toxin-antitoxin system mRNA interferase toxin, RelE/StbE family; translated protein: MWHIKEHKDIEKVCRKLPPVIVKKYELWKNIVFRHGPDKLREFPGFHDEKLKGKREGQRSSRLSLQHRVIYAVEQNIVRVYVLEITPHEY
- a CDS encoding plasmid stabilization protein, which produces MAKIIYTESYIKRAKKFIKKPPEIINQYAKTLKLLEINPFHPSLRLHKLKGRLSNLHSVSINISYRISIDFIIEEDMIIPIDIGSHDEVYQN
- a CDS encoding helix-turn-helix transcriptional regulator, whose amino-acid sequence is MRIRKNEFRRAKPHIELTTGEVIQMLRELKEWTQEELSKHSGISSTNISLLENGRVDIGKKRAEQLAKAFNVHPATIMFPEYESLEIKKAA